The genome window GTAGCTTTAACTATTCATACAGCAATTTTTTTATATTTTGATAAAGTATATATGTTACCTATTGTAACTATTTATTTTGCAGAACAAATATCACCTAGTATTGCTTTTGCAACTGTTATATTATTATTTATAGCAATGTATTCTGCCAGCACAGTTTGTTTATGGTCTGTTAGTAATATTTTTAGAAAGAAATTATCCTTTTGGAAAAAAAGATATATAGTAATTATTTGGTCTTTAGGAGTGGGTGGATTAGTATTATCTGCAATCCCTTTTGGTAAATTAGTTAGTATTATTTATCCTATAAATGGATTTTTTGGGATAATATTAGTGGTTTTGATTGCCTATAAAAATAAAATTCGTATTGATAATTTAGATTGATTTAATAGTGATAATAACGATAATGTAAAGTATTACTTATAAAAAAACAGAAAAATCCGATATATATTATATATAATTTGAAAATCGGATATAACAATGTATAAAGTATTATTTTTATTGTTCTTAACAGTTAATGTTTTTGCTATGGATAGGGAACAAATAGCTAGATTGCAATTAGAGTATATTGATGTTGAGGATTCCTTAAAAGATAAAATTCCTTTTTTAAATATTCCTTATTCTAATATTAATGATATAAAACTTCCTGAAAAAAATATATTTAGTTTAACGTTCAAACCAGATTCTCAAGGATTTGAGCAATTTTCAAGATTAACAGGAATGAGTATTTTTCGTGCAAAATTTACAATATCTTGGTATATTTTTACAAATATAACTCAAATTCCATCATCAACGGATAAAATGTTAGAATTAGTCAATGTAGAAAAACCTCATTTATTTATGCCATTGATTGCTATTAATGGTAAATGGGAAGTAATGATAGAGTTACCTAATTTGACTTATAAAAATGGTGCTTATGTGTATGCTTATATTTCATATCCAAATCTTAAAGGTGTTCTGATTCCATTAGCAGGACAATCTTTTTATAAAAAAAATACGAGTGATATAGAAATAGGAAGAGAAGAAGTTTTAGGATTGAATTCTAATATATTATCTTATTGGCAACGACAAGGGTATCTGTGATAAAAAATAAATAAAAAAAAGCACATTATTATATAATGTGCTTTTTTTTTCGTGCCCAGTAGGATTCGAACCTACGGCCTTTGGAACCGCAATCCAATGCTCTATCCAGCTGAGCTATGGGCACAATTTGATTGCGTTATATAGTATAGCAAATAAAACTATATATGTCAATATTTATTTTAAATGATTTACCAAGAATCTAGATCACCATATTCTTTAAAGTTTTCTTTTTTAAATATAGGATCTATATTCTTAGCTTGTTGTTTTCTATAATCTAAGACTACTACTGATAATATCTTATGTAATTTAATAATAGCATATAAGTTGATGAGAGCTAGAAAAGTCATAAATAAATCGGCTATACTCCATACAAAAGGAAGATTTCCTATAGAGCCTAAAAACACTGCTATAATAACAGAATATTTAAATAATAGATGAACAGAAGTTTTTTTACTTAAGAAAGAAAGACTATTGTGAGCATAAAAATAATTACCTAATACAGATGAAAATGCTAGTAAAAAGATACAAATAGTTAAGAATAGACTACCAAAATCTCCAAAAAAAGTATTGAGTGCTTTTTGTGTTAAAATAATACCAGAATTATTAATATCTGTAAAATCTACTCCAGAAAATAAAATAAGGAATGCTGTTGCAGAACAAATTAATATGGTATCAAAAAACACCCCAAAAGCTTGTATAAATCCTTGCTTTACGGGGTGTGATGTGCTCGCAGAGGCCGCTGCATTTGGTGCAGAACCCATACCTGCTTCATTTGAAAACAATCCTCTTTTAATACCAATTGTTATTGTTCCTATAAATGTACCTGTACCAAATGCTTTGAGTCCAAAAGCATGTTCAAAAATTAATTGAAATACATCTGGAAGTCGTGTAATATTTTTTCCAATAACAAATAAACAAAGAATTAAATATATAATAGCCATAACAGGTACAATAATAGTACTAATTTTTGCGATACTATGTAATCCTTTAAAAATAAATAAAGCTGTTAGAATACTAAGAATAATAGCTGAAAATAAAGTAGGTACATTAAAATTATTAAAAACTGCTTGAGAAATTGTATTTGATTGAACAGCATTAAAAGATAGACCAAAAACGAACACTAAAAGAACGGCAAAAACTTTTCCTAACCCCTTAGAACCTAGTCCTTTTTCTATATAGTAAGAAGGTCCACCTATAAAATGTGTTGGATTTGTTGTTGTATCTGTTTTTTTATATAATTGAGCTAATGTCGATTCAACAAATGCTAGAGAACCACCCAATAAGGCTGTTAACCACATCCAAAATATAGATCCAGGCCCACCTAAAGTAAGAGCTAGAGCAACACCAGCAAGATTTCCAGTACCAACTCTAGAGGCTGTTGTTACTGCAAATGCTTCGAAAGGAGATATTTTTTGAGAACTTTTGTCAGAGTCTGTAAACGCCTCTTGTAAAGCAAGCCATATGTTTTTAAAATTAAACTGAATGAATTTTGTTTTTAAAGTATAAAAAATCCCAGATCCCAGTAGAACGAATAATAAAATAAAAGAGAGTTTATCATTTAATAAATTTATTATACTGATACTTTCTTCTATTAACTTAGGTATGAAATCTCTAACCATTTTTGACTCCTATACAATCAATATTTACAATACAATTGTGTAATATTGTACTAAAAAAAAGACAAATTGTCAATAAATTAAACAAATTTTTATCAACTAGCTTTTTTGATTAAAAAACAGCCAATATTAAATTGCGTTATATGTATTATAGAGAGAAAGTTGACATTTATAAAAAAGATATGGTATAATGAATGAAATAACTAATTTTAATTTAAGAGAGATAATAATATGAATGTAGTAGAAAGAAAAATTTCAGAAACTAAAGATGTTATTTTTGACTATATGGCACTTATAGATATTATGTTAATTAGAACATTACAAGGTTCTAAAGAAAAAAATTGGGATATGGTAAAAGATGTTATCAATATCTTGGAACCTCAGGCAGATCAAAAAAAATTAGAAATCACTCAAGATTGTCTTGGTATTTTAGCTTTGTATCATCCTGAAGCAAGTCATTTAAGAAGTATTATCAAAATGTCAGGAATGGCCAGTGATCTTGAAAGAATGGGTGATTTAATCACTAAAATTGCTCGATCTACATATCATTGGCAAGATGCTTATAATATTGGTGATTATCCAAAGATAATAGAGATGGCTGAAGAAAATCGTAAGATGTTAACAGATGTAAGCAGAGCATTTATGGAAGAAAATATTTTAATGGCAGTAACTGTTATTCAACACGATGATAGGGTAGATGAATTATGTACCATATTAATAAAACAACTTATCAAAGAAATGAATATAGCAGAAAATGTTGAATATTTGTTACAAATTATGAATATTACAAGAAATTTTGAAAGAATGGCTGATTTATGTACACATTTAGCAGAAGATATTATCTTTATTAAAGAAGGTTTAATTCCAAATAAAAATGATAATTAAAGGTTTATAATGAAAAAATCATTAAAAATATTAGCATTAAATTGGCGAGATCCACTTCATCCAGAAGCAGGAGGGGCTGAGATCCATCTTGATTATATTCTCTCATATTTAGCTACAAAATATACAGTAGTTCTTATTAGCACAAAAGTTTCTTCAAATGAAGAAACTTTTGTTCATAATGGGTATTTAATAAAAAGAATAGGACATCCTTTTTTATTTAATTTTACTTTTCCATTTTTATGGAACAAAGAATTAAAAAATGAAAAATTTGATATTGTTATTGATGATATATCTAAAATAGGATTGCAAACCCCTCGATATATTAAAAAAACTCCTATTCTTGCTTTATTTCACCATATTCATGGACACACTTTATTTCAATTATTACCTTTTCCTGTAGCTTTATACGTTTTTATTCTGGAAAAAATAGCATTAAAATCATATATTAATACACCTATGATAGTAGTGTCAGAAAGCTCTAAACAAGAGTTATTGAAATTAGCCCCTTTCAAACAATTGAATATTATTCATAATGGAATAGATAAAGAATATTTAAAATTACGAAATCCTAAAAAAAATTCTTTTCAATTTTGTTCTATAGGTCGATTAACATACGCTAAAAGAGTAGACCTTTCTTTAGATGTTTTTCGATATATTTTAGAGAAAAATCCAAAAGCTATGTTTTTTATAGCTGGAAAAGGTAATGATGAAGAAAGACTCAAAGCATATTCTCAAAAATTAAAAATAGATTATGCTGTGATATTTTTAGGTTTTATTTCAGAAAAAGAAAAGATAAATCTATTAGAAAGCTCTCAAGCCTTATTATTTACTTCAGAAAAAGAAGGGTGGGGAATAACTGTTATAGAAGCATCAGCATGTTATACTCCAACATTTGGTTTTAATGTTGCTGGTGTTAGAGATTCTGTAAAACAAGGTATTAATGGTTATTTAGTTTCTTTTGGTGATGTAAAATCTTTAGCAAAAGAAATTATTAAATACTTAGAAAATAATGAGATAAAAAAATTACAAGGAAAATCTTACTGTTATGCAAAAAATTTTAGTTGGTTAAAGATTTCTCAAGAAATTGAAGTTAATATTTTAAATCAAGTATCATCTAAATAAATATTTTTTATTTTTTATTTTAATCAAGTGAAAAGCTTGATTTTTTTTGCAATATAGGTTATAATAATAGTTGTTCCTTATTTGCTTGAAATATATAATTATGTGTATATTTCATTAAAGATAAAGTTCTGTAAAAATAATAAAAAAAATAATAATATTTTGGAGGCTTATGATGAAACAGGTGTTTAAATATACGTTGTGGATCATGTTTGTACTGATTTTTAATATAGGATGTACTTTGTCTAGTAGAGAGACATTTGATCTTTCTTATCAAGAGAGTAAGTTGTTAAATACTTTGCAAAAAGGGCCATATAAATCTTTGGCATCAGATGGATTGTTTGATGCCAAAAATCATGCTCTCTGGGATATTGATACTGTTAATATGGAAATATCAATATCAGATATTACAGCTGGTGTAAAACAAAATACAACAATATATTCATTTGAAATGATTGAAGATATAGATGTTCAATCTGGTATTATTCGTTTTTATGGTTCTGGATCTTATAATGATAAGTATGTTGGTATATCAGCACTTACAAATGCTGTTGGAGCTTTTCTTAAATTAAGTATACAAGATACTACAAATAATGCTGTTTCAAATGCTTCAAAAAAAACTTATTGGGAATATGCTACTGATCCTATAATTTTTAGAGCAAATAATTTATATGTTGATAAAAGTATTATCACTTTAGATGTTGATGGTTTTTTTGATTTGACTCAATATGAATTTATTATTCCTAGAAAAGTAAATGATCAATTTAAATTTGAACATTACTCAGTTGTCGGAGCTATTACAAATAAACTTTCTGATATTATAGTGAATTCGACAAGACTTATTCCAAATAATATAGAAATATATCAAGTAACTATTAATGGTGTGGACAGATATGCTGGTATGGAATTTTATCCAGATAAAACTAGTACTAGAATGAAATTTATTATTGGATCTTCTTTTGATGATGTTTTTAATAGAGTAAATTTAATGAAGCTATTTGGTTGGGATTTATTAGAAAATGCAAGAATTAGTAATAAAGTTATTCGTTTATTATCATCATTTCAAATGGTTTTTTTAACAAAAATTCCTGGAGCTCTTGATATTAAAGAAGGTGATTATTATTGGGATAAAACAGATGAACTTATTTTTGATGCTGATAAAATGACTTTAAATGTAATAACAACATTTAGTATATTACCTCCTTATGGTTTTTTTGGTGCAACAAATTTTTTAAGTTATAACTTAAAAATGATAGAAAAACAAAGTGATACTGCTGGAATTTTTGAAATTAAAGGTGTTGGTAAATATGCTGATAAATGGGGAGCTCTTAATGCTATCCCTATTGGAAATATTATGTATGCCGATTTTGAGGTTGCAGATTCACTAGTTGAAGCTCAAAGAAAACTTACAGATATTTTAACTATTACTAATTATAAATATCAAGATCAAAAAAGTGCTAGATTACCATATAGATTAATTGAAAATATGCATGGTATTGGTTCTATATGGGTAAAACTTCAAAAAGATGCTACAGGTAGTATGTCTTATGATATTGCAAATACAGAACATTATGACTTTTTAGATTTAGATAAAAGAACATTACGCTATGCTTTTTTTACCAAAGGTGCAATGAATGAATCTTTTTACAAAGTTAAAATTGTTACTGATAATAATATTACTAATGGAGTCTTGTTATTAAAAGGTTTTACAGATAATTCTTTTACAATTCCTAGCACATCAGCACCTATGCATAATAAATATATAGCAATTGATAGAGGTTCTGAATTATACAAAACTCAGGCAAAATATTCTGTTGCAAATACTTTAGAAGAAGCTCAACTAGAGTTATCTAAAGTTTTGTTGTTTAATTTACATGAAAGAAGTTCTTTGCCTTCTAATTATAGAGTTATTTCTGCTATGGAAAAATATGGAAAATGGATTGCTTTGATTTATCCAGGAAGTACAGTCCCTGGTGACGTACCTGCTGGATTAGCATCTGGTACTGCTCCTAATTTTATACAAGATAATACATATGAAATAACATTTAATACATCAGTAATACCACAGTTTACTCTTATAGCAAAAATAGCTCCAGCAGCTGATACTTTTCCTGATACTTATGATCTTGAAACTATAGTAGAAATATCACCAACACATGCTGTATTTAAATTATCAAAAACAATTTCTGGTAATGGGCCTGATTTGGATGGAAAGTTCATGGCTGTAAGGTCAGATGTTGGTGTTTCTAGTGATAAAGCTTATATAGGTATAGGTGATACGCAAATTGAAGCAGAAGATAATCTCACAAAATTAGCTACGTTTTATAATTATCATGCTAAAGATACAGCTCCATTAAATGCAACAGTGATTGAAACTATTAAAGATATTTCTTTTATGGAATCTACATTAGATACAACAACAGGTCTTGCGACCGGTTCTTTTATACCTTTTAATACCAAATACTATAAATTTTCCTATAATCCTTTGACACTTATTATAGATACTGTAGAACCATCTGGTAATAAACCTAAAGAATGTTATAGTTTAATAACTAAAGTTGATGGCGGTGATCATTTCGGTATTTTTCAATTATATGGATCAGGACTTTCATTAGATAATTTATTTATAAGAATAGATGTTCAAAAAGGTGTAGATGGTCAAAATATTATTAGAATATTATCTAATAGAAATATTGCTGATTTAACAACTGGTACAGTGACAGGTATTGTTAATGATACAGCATTTTCTATAGGTGAAATAACTCATAAAAATAAAAATTCTGTTATGCTACTAGATACTGCAGTAACAGCTATAACTGCTATTTCAAGTAGATGGGTTAAAGTTGATAATATAGATAAAATGTATGATTATAAAAATACTAGAGAATTGACAGTAGATCAAGCGTTAAAAACAATACAAGTTGTAAATAAACAAAATAATACAATAATTAATAACGAAACTTATAATTATTCTATAATGGAAAACATATATACTT of Spirochaetota bacterium contains these proteins:
- a CDS encoding alanine:cation symporter family protein, producing the protein MVRDFIPKLIEESISIINLLNDKLSFILLFVLLGSGIFYTLKTKFIQFNFKNIWLALQEAFTDSDKSSQKISPFEAFAVTTASRVGTGNLAGVALALTLGGPGSIFWMWLTALLGGSLAFVESTLAQLYKKTDTTTNPTHFIGGPSYYIEKGLGSKGLGKVFAVLLVFVFGLSFNAVQSNTISQAVFNNFNVPTLFSAIILSILTALFIFKGLHSIAKISTIIVPVMAIIYLILCLFVIGKNITRLPDVFQLIFEHAFGLKAFGTGTFIGTITIGIKRGLFSNEAGMGSAPNAAASASTSHPVKQGFIQAFGVFFDTILICSATAFLILFSGVDFTDINNSGIILTQKALNTFFGDFGSLFLTICIFLLAFSSVLGNYFYAHNSLSFLSKKTSVHLLFKYSVIIAVFLGSIGNLPFVWSIADLFMTFLALINLYAIIKLHKILSVVVLDYRKQQAKNIDPIFKKENFKEYGDLDSW
- a CDS encoding glycosyltransferase family 4 protein, translated to MKKSLKILALNWRDPLHPEAGGAEIHLDYILSYLATKYTVVLISTKVSSNEETFVHNGYLIKRIGHPFLFNFTFPFLWNKELKNEKFDIVIDDISKIGLQTPRYIKKTPILALFHHIHGHTLFQLLPFPVALYVFILEKIALKSYINTPMIVVSESSKQELLKLAPFKQLNIIHNGIDKEYLKLRNPKKNSFQFCSIGRLTYAKRVDLSLDVFRYILEKNPKAMFFIAGKGNDEERLKAYSQKLKIDYAVIFLGFISEKEKINLLESSQALLFTSEKEGWGITVIEASACYTPTFGFNVAGVRDSVKQGINGYLVSFGDVKSLAKEIIKYLENNEIKKLQGKSYCYAKNFSWLKISQEIEVNILNQVSSK